One genomic window of Methanosarcina acetivorans C2A includes the following:
- the queD gene encoding 6-carboxytetrahydropterin synthase QueD: protein MTKMRLGVIDYIDSAHYLPGHGKCGRVHGHTYKIEVVVEGEVRENGMVIDFYDLKKGIKETLQEYDHTLLNDLIEFPSSEYLCQHIHARLLNRFGFPLLVRVWEGEGKWCEMNNFSD from the coding sequence ATGACAAAAATGAGATTGGGAGTAATTGATTATATTGACAGCGCCCATTACCTTCCAGGGCACGGGAAATGCGGAAGAGTACACGGGCATACATATAAAATCGAGGTAGTGGTAGAAGGAGAAGTCCGGGAAAACGGTATGGTAATTGATTTTTATGATCTGAAAAAAGGTATTAAGGAAACCCTTCAGGAATATGATCATACCCTGCTAAATGATCTTATAGAATTTCCCAGCTCCGAATACCTCTGCCAGCATATCCATGCCCGCCTTCTGAACAGGTTTGGCTTTCCCCTTCTTGTAAGGGTCTGGGAAGGAGAAGGCAAGTGGTGCGAGATGAACAATTTTTCAGATTGA
- a CDS encoding 7-carboxy-7-deazaguanine synthase QueE: MSSSSYEAASIKEIFCSVQGEGPYVGVRQAFVRFSGCNLNCNYCDTNFENLGTCDYEIIEGNGIFEKIPNPINVEKLESLLQPFKKLHSVSLTGGEPLLHADFIEKLKLPVPLYLESNMTLPEQARKLRENITYVAGDFKLPEALREIRPETRDMHVENTIKCFSLLKKNKLRDCFCKIVVGRDTRPETVVLAAEAIASDVSCIILQPETPVGSAVRTPRFTQASVQTILKLQKTLLELADTRIIPQTHRMWGCL, translated from the coding sequence ATGTCCTCTTCAAGCTATGAAGCCGCGTCCATAAAAGAGATCTTCTGCTCTGTGCAGGGAGAAGGTCCCTACGTTGGCGTGAGGCAGGCTTTTGTCCGGTTTTCAGGCTGCAACCTTAATTGCAACTACTGTGATACGAATTTTGAAAATCTCGGGACCTGCGATTATGAAATAATTGAGGGAAACGGCATTTTCGAAAAAATCCCAAACCCTATAAACGTAGAAAAACTGGAATCTCTGCTGCAGCCGTTCAAAAAACTCCATTCGGTATCCCTTACAGGAGGAGAGCCTCTTCTGCATGCGGATTTCATAGAAAAACTGAAACTTCCCGTGCCTCTTTACCTGGAGTCCAACATGACCCTGCCGGAGCAGGCAAGGAAGCTGCGTGAAAACATCACCTATGTCGCAGGGGACTTTAAACTCCCGGAAGCTCTCAGGGAAATTCGCCCTGAAACCCGGGATATGCATGTGGAAAATACGATTAAGTGCTTTAGCCTACTGAAAAAAAACAAGTTGAGAGACTGCTTTTGCAAGATCGTTGTAGGAAGGGATACAAGGCCCGAAACCGTAGTTCTGGCTGCCGAGGCAATAGCCTCCGACGTATCCTGTATTATACTGCAGCCCGAAACGCCGGTTGGTAGTGCGGTAAGAACTCCACGGTTTACACAGGCGTCCGTGCAGACCATTTTAAAACTGCAAAAAACCCTGCTTGAACTTGCCGACACGCGTATCATCCCCCAGACCCACAGGATGTGGGGCTGCTTATAA
- a CDS encoding DUF366 family protein, translating into MKCIILPDKFDYDGSQISSLWAYNSFGVQEDSIIVFRGACDVKIEHMIDLEDRRANESIWSEDMVSFIIEHFDSTDLKLVYARQRLFTAIVGEYLSGLGVYTSREGDDLFLKGKKLTVSIASTSAVSQKIHFGINVSHEVYGNLREAGIGDDESIVRFMQEIGEAYVREFEDIEKDLRKSRPLGVV; encoded by the coding sequence ATGAAGTGTATCATTTTACCCGATAAATTTGACTACGACGGGAGCCAGATTTCTTCCCTCTGGGCATACAACAGCTTCGGAGTGCAGGAAGACTCGATAATTGTTTTCAGAGGGGCATGTGACGTAAAAATCGAGCACATGATTGACCTCGAAGACCGAAGAGCAAACGAGTCCATCTGGTCCGAAGACATGGTGAGTTTCATTATAGAGCATTTCGATTCTACCGACCTGAAACTGGTCTATGCACGCCAGCGCCTTTTTACCGCAATTGTAGGGGAATACCTTTCCGGCCTGGGAGTTTATACCTCAAGGGAAGGAGATGACCTTTTCCTCAAAGGGAAGAAGCTGACCGTATCAATTGCAAGTACTTCGGCGGTTTCCCAGAAGATCCACTTCGGGATCAATGTTTCTCACGAAGTATACGGAAACCTGAGAGAAGCCGGAATAGGCGACGATGAAAGCATTGTGCGTTTCATGCAGGAAATCGGGGAAGCTTACGTAAGGGAATTTGAGGATATAGAAAAGGACCTCCGGAAGTCCCGCCCTCTCGGGGTGGTGTAA
- the queC gene encoding 7-cyano-7-deazaguanine synthase QueC, translating into MKAITLLSSGLDSVAALAIAAESLEIEMAITFDYGQRAGQREIEYSRKVCEHYGIEHIVIKLDWLAGITNTSLVNRGEDVPALSFEDIDEAAPAAITEASAKAVWVPNRNGVMLNIAGSFAESRDCDYLVVGFNGEEAGTFPDNSMAYVEAMDNAFSYSTQNGVRVLAPLIELGKTEIVKKALEVKAPLEYSWSCYHGEETPCGGCESCVRRARAFKNTGTKDPLLERLGV; encoded by the coding sequence ATGAAAGCTATAACCCTCCTGAGCAGTGGGCTTGATTCAGTTGCAGCACTTGCGATTGCAGCCGAAAGCCTGGAAATTGAGATGGCAATTACCTTTGATTACGGGCAGCGAGCCGGGCAGCGGGAGATCGAGTATTCCCGAAAAGTCTGCGAACATTACGGAATCGAACACATAGTAATCAAACTGGACTGGCTTGCAGGAATAACAAACACGTCCCTCGTAAACAGGGGTGAAGACGTGCCTGCTCTGTCCTTTGAAGACATTGATGAGGCAGCTCCAGCTGCGATTACCGAAGCTTCTGCAAAGGCTGTCTGGGTTCCGAACAGGAATGGTGTCATGTTGAATATTGCAGGAAGCTTTGCCGAAAGCAGAGATTGTGATTATCTTGTGGTGGGTTTCAATGGAGAAGAAGCCGGGACCTTCCCTGACAATTCTATGGCTTATGTAGAGGCAATGGACAATGCTTTTTCTTATTCTACCCAGAATGGGGTACGGGTACTGGCTCCTCTGATCGAACTCGGAAAAACGGAGATCGTTAAAAAGGCTCTCGAAGTAAAGGCTCCCCTGGAATACAGCTGGAGCTGCTACCACGGGGAAGAGACTCCCTGCGGGGGGTGCGAAAGCTGTGTGCGAAGAGCCAGAGCATTCAAAAATACAGGTACAAAAGACCCGCTTCTGGAAAGGCTTGGGGTCTGA
- a CDS encoding metallophosphoesterase, with protein sequence MIGIISDSHDNLTAIRKAVEFFNKKQVKAVLHAGDIISPFTVRAFKELNPKLYFVFGNNDGDKVTLTKWFEEIGAVSCGDFGDLAIQGMHIALLHGTNEALVKALAESGDFDVVVRGHTHDPGVRMIDGTPVINPGECSGVLSGKATVAILEIANLNVEITELEID encoded by the coding sequence TTGATAGGAATTATTTCAGACTCGCATGACAACCTGACAGCTATCCGGAAAGCTGTGGAATTCTTCAACAAAAAACAGGTAAAGGCGGTGCTGCACGCAGGGGATATTATTTCTCCGTTCACGGTAAGGGCCTTTAAAGAACTGAACCCAAAACTCTATTTTGTATTCGGGAACAACGACGGAGACAAGGTAACCCTGACAAAGTGGTTTGAGGAAATAGGAGCCGTTTCCTGCGGAGACTTCGGAGACCTGGCAATTCAAGGGATGCATATCGCCCTCCTGCACGGGACAAACGAAGCCCTTGTCAAAGCCCTTGCAGAGTCAGGGGATTTTGATGTGGTAGTCAGGGGCCACACTCACGACCCGGGAGTCAGAATGATCGACGGAACCCCGGTGATAAATCCGGGAGAATGTTCGGGAGTACTGTCAGGAAAAGCTACGGTTGCAATCCTTGAAATTGCAAACCTGAACGTCGAGATTACCGAACTTGAAATTGACTGA
- a CDS encoding putative zinc-binding protein, with amino-acid sequence METIESKEKEQKELLQSRLTETENSSGKRKSTLIFACSGLSNTGKLTMQAASALAFRRPDKYRAAAAHKGVGAAEDAASEGFRILALDGCTDRCATKKLDEAGMQADVYLMVTELGIEKTRPSDVKPEYVEKIIRTIKNA; translated from the coding sequence ATGGAAACAATAGAATCGAAAGAAAAGGAGCAAAAAGAACTTCTGCAAAGCAGGCTTACTGAAACGGAAAATTCTTCGGGAAAAAGGAAAAGTACCCTCATTTTTGCCTGCTCGGGTTTATCAAATACAGGAAAACTTACAATGCAGGCAGCGTCAGCTCTTGCTTTCAGGAGACCGGATAAGTACCGGGCTGCTGCTGCTCACAAAGGGGTTGGAGCGGCAGAGGATGCAGCTTCCGAAGGCTTCCGAATTCTTGCCCTTGATGGCTGCACGGACCGCTGTGCTACGAAAAAACTCGATGAAGCCGGGATGCAGGCCGATGTTTACCTTATGGTTACGGAGCTCGGGATTGAAAAAACCAGACCTTCGGACGTGAAACCCGAATATGTGGAAAAAATCATACGTACGATAAAGAATGCCTGA
- a CDS encoding metallophosphoesterase family protein, protein MKILLIADIHANLEALQTVLEVPHDRVICLGDIVDYGPDPDKCIELLRKKNIPTLRGNHDNAVAFKVDCQCGYRYKHLSIATREYTWGVLDQSQMEYLQKLPLVVREEIDGKKLFLTHASPRSIFEYIKPETPDEAIMAMLTDPMEPVDAEFLVVGHSHIPMIRELGALKIINPGSVGQPRDGDTRAGCAVFDTETGETELLRLEYDLEAVCAKIEERMPHADELAGILKRGY, encoded by the coding sequence ATGAAAATCCTGCTGATAGCCGATATCCACGCAAACCTTGAAGCCCTCCAGACAGTTCTTGAAGTCCCGCATGACAGGGTAATCTGTCTGGGAGATATAGTGGACTACGGACCTGACCCGGACAAATGCATAGAGCTCCTGCGAAAAAAGAACATCCCGACTCTTAGGGGCAACCACGACAACGCTGTTGCTTTCAAAGTAGACTGCCAGTGCGGATACAGATACAAACATCTCTCGATTGCAACACGAGAATACACTTGGGGAGTTCTCGATCAGTCCCAGATGGAATACCTGCAGAAACTTCCTCTCGTCGTCAGGGAAGAGATCGACGGAAAGAAGCTATTTTTAACCCATGCGAGCCCCCGCTCCATATTCGAGTACATAAAGCCCGAGACCCCGGACGAAGCTATCATGGCAATGCTTACAGACCCGATGGAACCTGTTGATGCCGAATTCCTCGTAGTCGGGCACTCTCACATCCCCATGATCAGGGAACTCGGGGCCCTGAAAATCATAAACCCGGGTTCGGTGGGACAGCCAAGAGACGGGGACACAAGGGCAGGTTGTGCGGTCTTTGACACGGAAACCGGAGAAACCGAACTCCTTCGCCTCGAATATGATCTCGAAGCAGTTTGTGCAAAAATAGAAGAAAGAATGCCTCATGCAGATGAACTGGCAGGGATTCTCAAGCGGGGATACTGA
- a CDS encoding hydantoinase/oxoprolinase family protein, whose protein sequence is MHYSLGIDAGGTYTDAVLVKDSDGEIVDLNKALTTYPDPLSGIKNVIDGLNPEYLENVKLVSVSTTLSTNTILEGTGFPVALILIGDHPLEKELPTGHVLFASGGHNHNGEEVSPLDLEVIEEFALRVMDKVSAFAVSSYFSTRNPEHELKARDSILKLTGLPAVCGHELSQELGAYERAVTAFLNAQLIPITRQFVQSIIADIRKRGINAQLLMLKCDGSVVGIKDALQKPIETIFSGPAASLVGASYLSGLKTCAVVDVGGTSTDISSICMGVPDLSDEGAVVGGWKTRVRAIRMETTATGGDSHVWTVDRELFLGPRRVVPLAVAAAQYPDFLNSLKRVPMPSREDLCENIQPTKFFVRSGYPAGELSKAEAEVLGAIGEEPVSIPEIKVLIRKDLHPQTLDSLIKKRLVQAIGFTPTDALHVLGDYTAWNEEASRIGAERLARLMRMSPGEFCTAVKKRVARNMSLHLLSYILQGVPCTAVEKILDGNYPAKFKLGIPVVFLGGPVRAYREELKEFIYAEILVPEHAEVGNAVGALAGKGIKRVEILIRPASLMSPDKDFLVFAPGSRLRFDVYVEALNAATELGKKLVEDYMKDCGLSGNQVKISIEKKTISPDGWKYPPMETNLLVMGVGMRELSP, encoded by the coding sequence ATGCATTACAGCCTTGGGATTGATGCCGGGGGCACTTACACCGATGCAGTGCTCGTAAAGGATTCGGACGGAGAGATTGTAGACTTAAATAAAGCCCTGACAACCTATCCCGACCCCCTTTCCGGCATCAAGAACGTAATTGACGGTCTTAATCCAGAGTATCTCGAAAACGTAAAACTGGTGTCGGTCTCGACGACTCTCTCCACAAATACTATCCTTGAAGGAACAGGTTTTCCCGTAGCTCTGATCCTTATAGGGGACCATCCCCTTGAAAAGGAATTGCCCACAGGACACGTGCTCTTTGCCAGTGGAGGGCATAACCACAACGGAGAAGAAGTATCTCCTCTCGACCTGGAAGTAATTGAAGAATTTGCCCTGCGCGTAATGGACAAAGTATCAGCTTTTGCCGTCTCTTCCTATTTCAGCACCCGAAATCCTGAACACGAGCTTAAAGCGAGGGACTCCATACTTAAGCTTACAGGGCTGCCTGCAGTTTGCGGGCACGAACTCTCACAGGAACTGGGAGCCTACGAAAGGGCAGTTACAGCTTTCCTGAATGCCCAGCTGATCCCCATAACCCGGCAGTTTGTCCAGTCCATTATTGCAGATATCAGAAAAAGAGGAATCAATGCTCAGCTCCTCATGCTCAAATGTGACGGATCGGTTGTCGGGATAAAAGATGCTCTGCAAAAACCGATAGAAACTATCTTTTCAGGCCCTGCGGCAAGCCTCGTGGGCGCATCTTACCTTTCAGGGCTGAAGACTTGTGCGGTTGTGGATGTAGGTGGGACAAGTACCGATATCTCCTCGATCTGTATGGGAGTCCCTGACCTGAGCGACGAAGGGGCAGTTGTGGGCGGCTGGAAGACGCGGGTCCGTGCAATCAGGATGGAGACAACAGCTACAGGGGGAGATAGCCACGTCTGGACCGTGGACAGGGAGCTTTTTCTCGGACCAAGGAGAGTTGTCCCCCTGGCAGTAGCTGCAGCCCAGTACCCTGATTTCCTGAATTCCCTCAAAAGGGTGCCCATGCCTTCAAGAGAAGACCTCTGCGAAAATATCCAGCCCACAAAGTTTTTTGTCAGGTCAGGCTACCCGGCAGGCGAGCTGAGCAAAGCCGAAGCCGAAGTGCTGGGAGCTATCGGAGAAGAACCTGTCTCCATACCTGAAATCAAAGTCCTGATCCGAAAAGACCTTCACCCTCAGACCCTGGATTCCCTTATTAAAAAGCGCCTTGTCCAGGCAATCGGCTTTACACCTACCGATGCTTTGCATGTACTCGGAGATTATACTGCCTGGAATGAAGAAGCCTCCAGAATAGGGGCTGAAAGGCTTGCAAGGCTCATGCGCATGTCACCAGGGGAATTCTGTACTGCCGTAAAAAAGAGGGTTGCAAGGAACATGTCTCTTCACCTCCTTTCATATATCCTGCAGGGAGTACCATGCACAGCCGTTGAAAAAATACTGGATGGAAATTATCCTGCAAAGTTCAAGCTCGGAATCCCTGTTGTCTTTCTCGGAGGGCCTGTTCGGGCTTACCGGGAAGAACTCAAGGAATTCATATATGCTGAAATTCTGGTCCCCGAACATGCCGAGGTAGGAAACGCAGTAGGAGCCCTTGCAGGGAAAGGTATCAAAAGGGTGGAAATTCTGATAAGGCCTGCAAGCCTGATGTCTCCTGATAAGGATTTCCTGGTCTTTGCCCCAGGCAGCAGGCTGAGATTTGATGTTTATGTAGAAGCCCTGAACGCAGCAACGGAACTCGGGAAAAAGCTCGTTGAGGACTATATGAAAGACTGTGGTCTCAGCGGAAATCAGGTCAAAATTTCTATTGAGAAAAAAACCATTTCCCCTGACGGCTGGAAATATCCCCCGATGGAAACAAACCTGCTAGTAATGGGAGTAGGAATGCGGGAGCTTTCCCCCTGA
- a CDS encoding class I SAM-dependent methyltransferase, translating into MTPAKPAKNATPHLPKDYDARISDLLPYYSSFHQEIINFVKSFPSSPRVWMDTGCGTGTLINKAIEEFPDTKFLLLDPSEGMLNQAREKLSSCPAGRLEFLRASPTQEFSQKLEEKPDVITAIQCHHSLNRKARTKATKVCYDLLKEGGIYITFENIRPLTEEGINIGKKYWGSFQLTHGRREEEIEAHLKRFDTEYFPITVEEHLDLLRKTGFRTVELFWYSYMQAGFYCIK; encoded by the coding sequence ATGACTCCTGCAAAACCTGCCAAGAACGCCACTCCTCATCTCCCGAAGGATTACGATGCCCGAATATCCGATTTGCTCCCATACTACTCTTCTTTTCACCAGGAGATTATTAATTTCGTCAAATCCTTTCCTTCCAGCCCGAGAGTATGGATGGATACCGGATGTGGGACCGGAACCCTGATTAATAAGGCAATTGAGGAATTTCCCGATACAAAATTTCTATTACTTGACCCTTCGGAAGGCATGCTGAACCAGGCAAGAGAAAAACTATCTTCCTGCCCTGCCGGAAGACTGGAATTTCTGAGAGCTTCCCCTACCCAGGAATTCTCCCAAAAATTAGAGGAAAAACCAGATGTGATAACTGCTATACAGTGCCACCACTCCCTCAACCGCAAAGCCAGGACAAAAGCCACAAAAGTGTGTTATGACCTGCTGAAGGAAGGTGGAATTTACATAACCTTCGAGAACATCAGGCCGCTAACAGAAGAGGGCATTAACATAGGAAAAAAATACTGGGGGAGCTTTCAGTTAACTCACGGCAGGAGGGAGGAAGAAATAGAGGCTCATCTCAAACGTTTCGATACTGAATATTTCCCCATAACTGTCGAAGAACACCTGGACTTGTTGAGAAAAACAGGGTTTAGGACCGTTGAGTTGTTCTGGTACTCTTACATGCAGGCCGGGTTTTACTGCATTAAATAA
- a CDS encoding ABC transporter permease: MSFQFRAIYWRDMLKFFRFKSMLISSLVQPVMWLAFFGLAMSESFDQLTSLVPPMEGVQNVDYLTFMGAGIIAMDVLFSSLFGGTSLMFDKKFSLLRETLASPVPRFHIILGVGLSGVTKAFIQTSMIIGFGKLIGMDFFKGYTLTETLISIIGIFLLVGIFTLGFLFLSGSIAITIENPEGMQSILTLLSMPLFFVSNALYPIESFPAILKFLSMFNPLTLLADGIRYFALGDNFTVIGIHYVYTLFDISMSFLGLMIFALAMLATSLWRFNKVDV; encoded by the coding sequence ATGAGTTTCCAGTTTCGTGCCATATACTGGCGAGATATGCTGAAGTTCTTTAGATTTAAATCAATGCTTATCAGTTCATTGGTCCAGCCTGTGATGTGGCTGGCATTCTTCGGGCTTGCAATGTCAGAGAGTTTTGACCAGCTGACCTCTCTTGTTCCCCCCATGGAGGGAGTTCAGAACGTTGACTACCTTACCTTTATGGGCGCCGGGATAATTGCCATGGATGTGCTGTTCAGCAGCCTTTTCGGAGGCACTTCCCTCATGTTTGATAAAAAATTTAGCTTGCTGAGAGAAACTCTCGCAAGTCCGGTTCCCAGATTTCATATAATCCTGGGGGTCGGACTTTCCGGCGTGACAAAAGCATTTATTCAAACCAGCATGATAATAGGATTCGGGAAACTGATAGGAATGGATTTCTTTAAAGGATATACGCTTACTGAAACGTTAATCTCAATCATAGGCATCTTTTTACTTGTAGGGATTTTCACTTTGGGTTTTCTTTTCCTCTCAGGTTCTATTGCCATCACCATTGAGAACCCTGAAGGAATGCAGTCTATTCTTACCCTACTCAGTATGCCCTTGTTCTTTGTGAGCAACGCGTTATATCCCATTGAATCCTTCCCGGCTATTCTCAAATTCCTCTCAATGTTTAACCCGTTAACACTTCTGGCAGACGGAATTCGATACTTTGCTCTGGGAGATAACTTCACTGTAATCGGCATCCACTATGTGTATACACTATTCGATATCAGCATGTCTTTCCTGGGTCTGATGATCTTTGCCCTCGCAATGTTGGCCACATCCCTCTGGAGGTTCAATAAGGTGGACGTGTAA
- a CDS encoding ATP-binding cassette domain-containing protein — MTANVIEVNGLEHSYGSVKAVDNISFAVKEGEIFSFLGPNGAGKSTVINILTTLRKIQKGEAKVNGYDVERESKHVRQSIGIVFQMLCIDHEMTVCENLEYHGKIYSMSKKERKERIDELLKLIELEHKRDTLVKDLSGGMKRRLELARGLMTKPAVLFLDEPTIGFDIQTRMRMWEYLREIKREGTTIFLTTHYMEEADQLSDRISIIDHGKIIVTGTSEELKNKLGKDLIYLETDDNNTVAEILRTIGSVKTVTEDTKSLRVMIGEDVTHVLPQIIDKIRKAGIDITTINIKKPSMDDVFVHYTGHGLREGEPQEKVEGLEPMGEPMGVSA, encoded by the coding sequence GTGACCGCAAATGTCATAGAGGTCAATGGTCTTGAGCACTCGTATGGCTCTGTTAAAGCTGTTGACAACATCAGTTTTGCTGTAAAAGAGGGAGAAATATTCTCTTTTCTTGGTCCAAATGGAGCGGGTAAGAGTACTGTAATTAATATTCTTACTACGCTTCGGAAGATCCAGAAAGGGGAAGCTAAAGTAAACGGATATGACGTGGAAAGGGAATCGAAACATGTAAGACAGTCAATAGGTATTGTTTTTCAGATGCTTTGCATCGACCATGAAATGACTGTATGTGAGAATCTTGAATACCACGGTAAGATCTATTCGATGTCAAAAAAAGAAAGAAAAGAGCGTATCGATGAGCTTTTAAAACTAATAGAACTGGAACACAAAAGGGATACCCTGGTAAAAGATCTGAGCGGGGGTATGAAGAGAAGACTGGAGCTTGCAAGGGGCTTGATGACAAAACCCGCAGTCCTTTTCCTGGACGAGCCAACAATAGGGTTTGATATCCAGACAAGGATGCGGATGTGGGAATATTTGAGAGAGATTAAGAGAGAAGGCACTACGATATTCCTGACAACCCACTATATGGAAGAAGCCGATCAGCTCAGTGACAGGATTAGCATAATCGATCACGGGAAAATTATTGTAACCGGGACTTCAGAAGAATTAAAGAATAAACTCGGTAAAGACCTGATTTATCTGGAAACTGACGATAATAACACCGTTGCAGAGATTTTAAGGACAATCGGATCGGTAAAAACCGTTACGGAAGATACCAAGTCTCTGAGAGTTATGATCGGGGAAGATGTAACTCACGTACTCCCTCAAATTATAGATAAGATACGGAAGGCAGGAATAGACATCACAACCATAAACATCAAGAAGCCTTCAATGGATGATGTTTTCGTCCATTACACCGGCCACGGCTTGAGGGAAGGAGAACCGCAGGAGAAAGTTGAAGGTTTAGAACCGATGGGAGAACCGATGGGGGTCTCGGCATGA
- a CDS encoding ammonium transporter, which yields MLKNVQKLGKFLIIICMIFIALSSPAFAATAEENAVAIEGVQTALTFVWLLLASGLVFFMHAGFSLVETGLTRSKNTANILMKNFMTIVLGILIYWAVGWGVMYGADAAGLIGTDQFFLSGADNALWNGWFFQMVFAATGATIVSGAMAERTNFKAYLIYCIMMVAVIYPVYGHWVWSGADLALLTGADSPIVQAIGVPSHDFAGSGVVHSIGGYSALAGVLLVGARIGKFKDGKAVPIPGHNLTIAFLGTLILALGWIGFNGGSTLDGNDPYMNLVVVNTFLAAAAGAVVTMLITWMKTGKPDPSLTANGLLGGLVAITAPCGSVNNWAAIIIGAIAGIIIYAGVMFNENTLKVDDPVGAIAVHGYCGSWGLISVGLFSIGIGNGILADAAYAAEVPGLFYGGGISLLLIQLISVLCSIVWAFGISFIIFKILDAVVGLRVSEEEEIMGLDICEHGIRAYPEYLMREE from the coding sequence ATGTTAAAAAATGTACAAAAACTAGGAAAATTCTTGATAATTATCTGTATGATATTTATAGCGCTGTCCTCGCCGGCGTTTGCCGCAACGGCAGAGGAAAACGCAGTAGCTATCGAAGGGGTGCAGACTGCACTGACTTTCGTATGGCTGCTTCTGGCAAGTGGACTGGTATTCTTCATGCATGCAGGCTTCTCCCTTGTGGAAACGGGGCTTACAAGGAGCAAAAACACTGCCAATATCCTGATGAAAAACTTCATGACGATTGTCCTCGGCATCCTGATCTACTGGGCTGTGGGCTGGGGTGTAATGTATGGAGCCGATGCAGCTGGACTTATAGGAACTGACCAATTCTTCCTTTCAGGTGCCGACAATGCACTCTGGAATGGCTGGTTCTTCCAGATGGTCTTCGCTGCCACTGGAGCAACAATCGTTTCTGGAGCAATGGCCGAGAGGACTAACTTCAAAGCATACCTTATATATTGTATCATGATGGTAGCGGTAATCTACCCCGTGTACGGACACTGGGTCTGGAGCGGAGCTGACCTTGCTCTCCTTACCGGAGCCGACAGCCCGATTGTGCAGGCAATAGGAGTCCCGAGTCATGACTTTGCAGGTTCTGGAGTCGTGCACTCAATCGGAGGATATTCCGCTCTTGCAGGCGTGCTCCTTGTGGGCGCAAGGATAGGGAAATTTAAAGACGGAAAAGCCGTGCCAATACCGGGTCACAACCTGACCATCGCCTTCCTGGGAACCCTGATCCTTGCCCTCGGATGGATAGGGTTCAACGGTGGGAGTACCCTTGACGGGAATGACCCTTACATGAACTTGGTCGTAGTCAACACCTTCCTGGCAGCAGCTGCCGGAGCTGTTGTGACGATGTTAATTACCTGGATGAAAACCGGAAAGCCTGACCCTTCCCTTACCGCAAACGGGCTTCTTGGGGGGCTTGTTGCAATCACTGCTCCGTGTGGTTCGGTTAACAACTGGGCAGCCATTATCATCGGAGCCATTGCAGGAATAATAATCTATGCAGGAGTCATGTTCAATGAAAACACGCTGAAAGTAGACGACCCTGTAGGCGCAATTGCCGTACACGGGTACTGCGGAAGCTGGGGCCTGATCTCTGTAGGGCTTTTCTCGATCGGAATTGGGAACGGGATCCTTGCAGATGCCGCATATGCTGCTGAAGTGCCAGGGCTCTTCTACGGAGGAGGAATTAGCCTGTTGCTGATCCAGTTGATATCAGTACTATGTTCCATTGTCTGGGCATTTGGGATCTCATTTATAATCTTCAAAATCCTTGATGCTGTAGTAGGGCTCAGGGTCTCTGAAGAAGAAGAAATCATGGGTCTGGATATCTGCGAACACGGAATCAGAGCGTACCCTGAATACCTGATGAGGGAGGAATAA
- a CDS encoding P-II family nitrogen regulator → MTKMCKVEAIIKPLKLHQVKDALEESGFPSLTVTDVKGRGQQKGIVQQWRGKKYCVDLLPKTKVEVVVPEEEVEKIIQVIQSTAYTGEIGDGKIFVIPIETVVRIRTGERNGDAL, encoded by the coding sequence ATGACTAAAATGTGCAAAGTAGAAGCAATAATAAAACCCCTGAAACTGCATCAGGTAAAGGATGCCCTGGAAGAATCCGGCTTTCCAAGCCTGACAGTTACCGACGTTAAAGGTCGTGGTCAGCAAAAAGGGATTGTGCAGCAATGGAGAGGTAAGAAATACTGTGTGGATCTCCTTCCAAAAACCAAAGTAGAAGTGGTTGTACCGGAAGAGGAGGTCGAAAAAATTATACAGGTGATCCAGAGCACGGCCTATACTGGGGAAATAGGAGACGGAAAGATCTTCGTTATCCCAATTGAAACCGTAGTAAGGATCAGAACCGGAGAAAGGAATGGAGATGCCCTTTAA